The following is a genomic window from Brucella pseudogrignonensis.
GCAGCTTCAATCAAACCGGCAATCCCTATGACGTGGCGCTGACGGGTCGCGGCTGGTTCCAGATCCAGAGCCCAACGGGCGAAACGCTTTACACGCGCGCTGGCGCATTTAACAAGAATGCCGACGGCCAGCTGGTAACGCTCGATGGTAATCCGGTCGAACCTGCGATCACCATTCCACCTGACGCCATTGAGGTCACGGTTACAGAGACCGGTCAGGTTTTTGCCAAGCTGCAGGATCAGGTCAACCAGGTCGATCTCGGTCAGCTGACACTTGCCAACTTCACCAATGAAGCGGGTCTGGAGCCACTGGGCGGCAATCTCTACCGCGAAACGGAAGCTTCTGGCGGCCCGTTGGTCGGCGTCCCGGGTGATCCGGGCTATGGCGCGATCAAGCAGGGTTATCTCGAAGCATCGAACGTCGATCCGGTGAAGGAAATCACCGATCTGATTACGGCACAGCGTGCCTATGAAATGAACTCCAAGGTCATTCAGGCAGCTGACGAAATGGCCGCGACTGTATCGAAGAATCTGCGCTGACGGTGAGAGCGATGATATACGCGAAGGCATATTCCCGGAAATTAAGGCTCGCATTTGCTGCAGGCCTGTTTCTGTCCGCATGCTGGGGTGCCAACGCCGCCGAGCATATGGCTTTCTTCGTGCCTTCGGCGACAGTGTATCCCGGACAGGTTGTAAGTGACGTTTCATTGGTCGAAAAGAAATTTTACATCAGTCGGCCGGCGGCAACGCAATATGTCCTTTCACCAGATCAGGTCACAGGCAAAGTGGCACGTAAAACCTTGTTGTCCGGCAAACCTATTCTTATGGCGGCACTTTCTGAGCCTTCGCTGGTTACGCGCGGCGTACCCGCTTCGATGGTTTTTACATCTGGCCCTTTGACAATTACTGCCACAGGTATGCCGCTTGAATCTGGCGCGGTGGGAGACTTCATAAAAATTCGTAATATGGATAGCGGCATTATCGTATCAGGAACAGTGTTGGCTGACGGTCGTATTCAGGTGGGTATGCAGTGAGAAAAACATGCGCTGCCCTTTTTGCTTGTATCGCACTTCTGGTTCAGCCGACGACCGGCTTGGCCGACGAAGCTGCTAAAAATGCGCGCGAGTTTAGCTCAGCCGTCGATGCTGATGCCGACTGGTTGGGCTCTGGCGGTGATCCGTCAAAAATGGCTTATGCTGAACTTGGACGGGGCAGCGCGGTAGCGCGCCTGAAAGATATCGCTACCATACAAGGCGTTCGTGAAAATCAACTCGTAGGTTACGGTTTAGTGATCGGCCTAAATGGTACTGGCGATAGCCTGCGCAACTCACCTTTTACTGAGCAATCCATGCGCGCCATGCTTGAAAATCTCGGTATTAATGCGCCACGCAATTCGACACGTTCAAAGAATACCGCAGCGGTGATTGTGACAGCAAATATGGTTCCATTTGCCGGTGCGGGTTCCCGCATTGATGTAACAGTTTCCTCGCTTGGCGATGCAACATCTTTGCAGGGCGGAACACTTGTTATGACGCCCTTGCAGGGTGCTGACAACGAAGTTTATGCGGTTGCACAAGGCAACATGATAGTATCTGGATTTTCCGCAGAAGGTCAGGCTGCAAGCGTTGTGCAGGGT
Proteins encoded in this region:
- the flgG gene encoding flagellar basal-body rod protein FlgG, with the translated sequence MKALTIAATGMNAQQLNLEVIANNIANINTTGFKRARAEFSDLLYQSERTAGVPNQANQAIVPEGALVGLGVQTAAVRNLHIQGSFNQTGNPYDVALTGRGWFQIQSPTGETLYTRAGAFNKNADGQLVTLDGNPVEPAITIPPDAIEVTVTETGQVFAKLQDQVNQVDLGQLTLANFTNEAGLEPLGGNLYRETEASGGPLVGVPGDPGYGAIKQGYLEASNVDPVKEITDLITAQRAYEMNSKVIQAADEMAATVSKNLR
- the flgA gene encoding flagellar basal body P-ring formation chaperone FlgA, producing MIYAKAYSRKLRLAFAAGLFLSACWGANAAEHMAFFVPSATVYPGQVVSDVSLVEKKFYISRPAATQYVLSPDQVTGKVARKTLLSGKPILMAALSEPSLVTRGVPASMVFTSGPLTITATGMPLESGAVGDFIKIRNMDSGIIVSGTVLADGRIQVGMQ